A region from the Tahibacter amnicola genome encodes:
- the ribH gene encoding 6,7-dimethyl-8-ribityllumazine synthase, with protein sequence MAQFAGDLRAAADARFAIVASRWNPRIVDVLVEGAERALTANGVAASAIDVIRVPGAWEIPIAAAHLAAGGKHAAILALGCVVRGDTRHYEHVADGCAQGLMRVALDHRLPVLNGVLAVERHEDAQARAGGAHGNKGEEVALAAVEMVDLWSKL encoded by the coding sequence ATGGCCCAGTTTGCCGGCGACCTGCGTGCCGCGGCCGACGCGCGATTTGCCATCGTCGCCAGTCGCTGGAATCCGCGCATCGTCGACGTGCTCGTCGAGGGCGCCGAGCGCGCGCTGACGGCCAATGGCGTCGCCGCATCGGCCATCGACGTGATCCGCGTCCCCGGCGCCTGGGAGATTCCGATCGCTGCCGCGCACCTGGCGGCCGGGGGCAAGCATGCGGCAATTCTCGCGCTCGGCTGCGTCGTGCGCGGCGACACGCGGCACTATGAACACGTCGCCGATGGATGCGCGCAGGGCCTGATGCGGGTGGCGCTGGATCACCGCCTGCCGGTGCTCAATGGCGTCCTGGCCGTCGAACGGCACGAGGACGCCCAGGCGCGCGCCGGTGGCGCGCACGGCAACAAGGGCGAGGAAGTGGCTCTGGCCGCAGTGGAAATGGTTGATTTGTGGAGCAAGCTGTGA
- the nusB gene encoding transcription antitermination factor NusB — protein MNTTRRPEGVDLAARSRARRRALQALYAWQLSGSAIGSVIEQFRHEQDMEVADTEYFEDLVRGVERHCAELDAGLTPFLGREVAQVDPIERAALRLGAYELKYRVDVPYRVVINEAIETTKRFGADHGHTYVNGVLDKLAGEWRAAEYRGR, from the coding sequence GTGAATACGACGCGTCGCCCCGAAGGTGTGGATCTGGCAGCCCGTTCGCGCGCCCGTCGCCGCGCCCTGCAGGCTCTTTATGCATGGCAGCTCTCCGGCAGCGCCATTGGCTCGGTGATCGAGCAGTTCCGCCACGAGCAGGACATGGAAGTGGCGGATACGGAATATTTCGAAGATCTGGTGCGCGGCGTGGAACGCCATTGCGCCGAGCTCGATGCGGGCCTCACGCCGTTCCTCGGCCGTGAAGTCGCGCAAGTCGATCCGATCGAGCGCGCGGCGTTGCGCCTGGGCGCCTACGAGCTGAAATACCGCGTCGACGTGCCGTACCGCGTCGTCATCAACGAAGCGATCGAAACCACCAAGCGTTTCGGCGCCGATCACGGCCACACCTACGTCAATGGCGTGCTGGACAAGCTCGCCGGTGAGTGGCGCGCGGCGGAATACCGCGGCCGCTGA
- a CDS encoding phosphatidylglycerophosphatase A family protein codes for MPALSAAQRRVLLSHPAGWLASGFGAGLSPLAPGTVGSAVALLPYLWMRTLPLPLYLAIVVAVFLAGVAASAVVVRRLRVEDPGFVVVDEFVGQWLALALAPAGWPWMLAGFLLFRLFDVWKPWPVSWADRHVHGGLGVMLDDALAGVMAGIVVAAGALLLA; via the coding sequence ATGCCCGCGTTGAGCGCGGCGCAACGCCGTGTGCTGCTGTCGCACCCCGCCGGCTGGCTGGCCAGCGGTTTTGGTGCGGGATTGAGCCCGCTGGCGCCCGGCACGGTGGGCAGCGCCGTCGCGCTGTTGCCCTACCTGTGGATGCGCACGCTGCCACTGCCGCTGTACCTCGCGATCGTGGTTGCAGTGTTCCTTGCCGGCGTCGCCGCGTCCGCCGTCGTGGTGCGTCGGCTGCGCGTGGAAGATCCGGGCTTCGTGGTCGTCGATGAATTTGTCGGGCAGTGGCTGGCACTGGCGCTCGCCCCGGCGGGCTGGCCGTGGATGCTGGCCGGTTTCCTTCTCTTCCGGCTGTTCGATGTCTGGAAGCCCTGGCCCGTATCCTGGGCCGATCGCCATGTGCACGGCGGCCTGGGTGTGATGCTCGACGATGCCCTGGCCGGCGTGATGGCGGGAATCGTCGTGGCCGCCGGCGCGTTGCTGCTGGCCTGA
- the ettA gene encoding energy-dependent translational throttle protein EttA → MQYIYTMIGVSKVVPPKREIIKDISLSFFPGAKIGLLGLNGSGKSTVLRIMAGVDTDFNGEARPQPDIKVGYLPQEPALDPTKTVRESVEEGVSEILHAQQRLDEVYAAYAEEGADFDKLAAEQQRLENILAVTDAHTLERQLEVAADALRLPDWDAKIANLSGGEKRRVALCRLLLSKPDMLLLDEPTNHLDAESVEWLEQFLADFPGTVVAVTHDRYFLDNAAEWILELDRGRGIPWKGNYSSWLEQKDARLKQEEASEKSRQKAIQRELEWVRQGAKGRQSKGKARLNRFEELNSVEYQQRNETNEIYIPPGERLGDMVIEFKNVSKAFNDRLLIDDLSFRVPPGAIVGIIGPNGAGKSTFFKMVTGQEKPDKGEIIIGQTVQLAYVDQSRDKLEGSNNVWQEVSGGADMITVGKYQTPSRAYIGRFNFKGADQQKLVGQLSGGERGRLHLAKTLMQGGNVLLLDEPSNDLDVETLRALEEALLEFPGCAMVISHDRWFLDRIATHILAFEGDSHVEFFTGNYREYEEDKKRRLGDEAAKPHRVRYKKLA, encoded by the coding sequence ATGCAGTACATCTACACCATGATCGGGGTCAGCAAGGTCGTGCCCCCGAAGCGCGAGATCATCAAGGACATCTCCCTGTCCTTCTTCCCGGGCGCCAAGATCGGCCTGCTGGGCCTGAACGGCTCGGGCAAGTCGACGGTGCTGCGCATCATGGCCGGCGTCGATACCGACTTCAACGGCGAAGCGCGCCCGCAGCCGGATATCAAGGTCGGCTACCTGCCGCAGGAACCGGCGCTCGATCCCACCAAGACAGTGCGTGAATCGGTCGAGGAAGGCGTATCGGAAATTCTCCACGCGCAGCAGCGCCTGGACGAGGTCTACGCCGCCTACGCCGAAGAAGGTGCGGATTTCGACAAGCTCGCCGCGGAACAGCAGCGCCTGGAGAACATTCTCGCCGTCACCGATGCGCACACGCTGGAGCGCCAGCTCGAAGTCGCCGCCGATGCCCTGCGCCTGCCCGACTGGGACGCCAAGATCGCCAACCTCTCGGGCGGTGAAAAGCGCCGCGTGGCCCTGTGCCGCCTGCTGCTGTCCAAGCCCGACATGCTGCTGCTCGACGAACCGACCAACCATCTGGACGCCGAATCGGTCGAATGGCTCGAACAGTTCCTGGCCGACTTCCCGGGCACCGTCGTCGCGGTGACCCACGACCGCTACTTCCTCGATAACGCCGCCGAATGGATTCTCGAACTCGACCGCGGCCGCGGCATTCCCTGGAAGGGCAACTATTCCTCCTGGCTGGAGCAGAAAGACGCCCGCCTCAAGCAGGAAGAAGCATCCGAGAAGTCGCGCCAGAAGGCGATCCAGCGCGAACTGGAATGGGTACGCCAGGGCGCCAAGGGCCGCCAGTCCAAGGGCAAGGCGCGCCTGAACCGCTTCGAGGAACTGAACTCGGTCGAGTACCAGCAGCGCAATGAAACGAACGAGATCTACATTCCGCCCGGCGAGCGCCTGGGCGACATGGTGATCGAGTTCAAGAACGTCTCGAAGGCCTTCAACGATCGCCTGCTGATCGACGACCTCTCCTTCCGCGTCCCGCCCGGCGCCATCGTCGGCATCATCGGCCCGAACGGCGCCGGCAAGTCGACCTTCTTCAAGATGGTCACCGGCCAGGAAAAGCCCGACAAGGGCGAGATCATCATCGGCCAGACCGTGCAGCTGGCCTATGTCGACCAGTCGCGCGACAAGCTCGAAGGCAGCAACAACGTGTGGCAGGAAGTCTCCGGCGGCGCCGACATGATCACCGTCGGCAAGTACCAGACCCCGTCGCGCGCCTACATCGGCCGCTTCAACTTCAAGGGTGCCGACCAGCAGAAACTCGTCGGGCAGCTCTCCGGTGGTGAACGCGGCCGCCTGCACCTGGCCAAGACCCTGATGCAGGGCGGCAACGTGCTGCTGCTCGACGAACCGTCCAACGACCTCGACGTCGAAACCCTGCGCGCCCTGGAAGAAGCCCTGCTCGAATTCCCGGGCTGCGCCATGGTCATCTCGCACGATCGCTGGTTCCTCGACCGCATCGCCACCCACATCCTCGCCTTCGAGGGCGATTCCCATGTGGAATTCTTCACCGGCAACTACCGCGAGTACGAGGAAGACAAGAAGCGCCGTCTCGGCGACGAGGCCGCCAAGCCGCACCGCGTGCGCTACAAGAAGCTGGCCTGA
- the nrdR gene encoding transcriptional regulator NrdR yields MHCPFCQHEDTRVIDSRLAEDGATVRRRRECPSCGERFNTFETAEIKLPAIVKSDGRREAFDEHKLRTGVERSLQKRPVSSDAVDEVLRNVLRHLRQVNEREVPSRRIGEWVMDELRRVDSVAYVRFASVYRRFEDVQAFREEIERLERDLPVLEGLQLPLLGDAVPTGRKKA; encoded by the coding sequence ATGCATTGTCCCTTTTGCCAGCACGAAGACACCCGCGTCATTGATTCCCGCCTGGCCGAGGACGGCGCCACGGTGCGGCGCCGCCGCGAGTGCCCGTCCTGCGGCGAGCGCTTCAATACCTTCGAAACCGCCGAAATCAAGCTGCCGGCCATCGTCAAGAGCGATGGCCGGCGCGAGGCCTTTGACGAACACAAGCTGCGTACCGGCGTGGAGCGCTCGCTGCAGAAGCGGCCGGTTTCCAGCGACGCCGTCGACGAGGTGCTGCGCAACGTCCTGCGCCACCTTCGCCAGGTCAATGAGCGGGAAGTGCCGTCGCGGCGCATCGGCGAGTGGGTGATGGACGAACTGCGGCGGGTCGACTCCGTCGCGTATGTGCGTTTTGCCTCCGTCTATCGCCGGTTCGAGGACGTACAGGCCTTCCGCGAGGAAATCGAGCGGCTGGAGCGGGATCTGCCGGTCCTGGAAGGCCTGCAGCTGCCTCTCCTGGGGGATGCCGTGCCGACAGGCCGCAAGAAAGCATGA
- the thiL gene encoding thiamine-phosphate kinase yields the protein MREFDLIDHIRARTGLPRGDVDLGIGDDAALLRVPEGQSLAVCVDTMVAGVHFPAGTAPRELGWKSLAVNLSDLAAMGATPAFATLALTLPVADARWIGDFVDGWLALAQQHDVALVGGDTTRGPLSITVAAHGYVPHGQAMRRDGARVGDIVAVSGTLGDGAAGLDVVENRVSGESASWLCVRLNRPTPRVALGGALRGIATACIDVSDGLTADLGHLCKASGVGACIAMNDLPLSAALTDYIDLPTARGWQLSGGDDYELCFTVAPAHWPEAQARAAAAGVPVCAIGVIEAEPGVRVIRADGQCIPAMAKGWDHFA from the coding sequence ATGCGCGAATTCGACCTGATTGACCACATCCGCGCCCGCACCGGTCTGCCGCGCGGCGACGTCGACCTGGGCATTGGTGATGACGCCGCGCTGTTGCGCGTGCCGGAAGGGCAGTCGCTGGCCGTCTGCGTCGATACGATGGTTGCCGGCGTACATTTTCCCGCGGGCACGGCGCCCCGGGAGCTGGGGTGGAAGTCGCTGGCGGTGAACCTGTCGGATCTCGCGGCCATGGGAGCCACCCCGGCATTCGCAACCCTCGCGCTGACGCTTCCCGTTGCCGATGCACGCTGGATCGGCGATTTCGTCGACGGTTGGCTGGCCCTGGCGCAGCAGCATGACGTCGCGCTGGTCGGTGGTGACACCACGCGTGGGCCCTTGAGCATCACCGTTGCCGCCCACGGCTACGTGCCGCATGGGCAGGCAATGCGGCGCGACGGGGCACGCGTGGGCGATATCGTCGCCGTGAGCGGCACGCTGGGCGACGGCGCCGCGGGGCTGGACGTGGTGGAAAACCGCGTGAGCGGCGAATCCGCATCCTGGCTCTGCGTGCGTCTGAACCGGCCGACACCGCGTGTTGCGTTGGGGGGCGCGTTGCGCGGCATTGCGACGGCCTGCATCGATGTCTCCGACGGACTGACTGCTGACCTCGGTCATCTGTGCAAGGCGAGCGGAGTCGGTGCCTGTATTGCGATGAATGACCTGCCTCTGTCAGCGGCGCTGACGGACTACATCGACCTGCCGACAGCCCGTGGCTGGCAGCTGTCGGGCGGTGACGACTACGAGCTGTGTTTCACCGTCGCGCCGGCGCACTGGCCCGAGGCACAGGCGCGTGCCGCTGCGGCGGGCGTACCCGTCTGCGCGATCGGTGTGATCGAGGCGGAACCGGGCGTGCGCGTGATTCGTGCGGATGGTCAATGCATTCCAGCGATGGCAAAGGGATGGGATCACTTTGCATGA
- a CDS encoding FAD-binding oxidoreductase, whose protein sequence is MPLPSPLPERLQALLGPDGFTTDAAECLVYGYDNSRQQAQADAVAFPATHEHVEALVRLCREFRVPIVARGRGTNTTGATVPVAGGVVVSFERMNRIVRIDPDNRLAVVEPGVLNGELQQVLRPLGFFWAPDPTSSPFCTIGGNLACNAAGPRTVKYGSPRENTLGLRAVDGTGASFRSGFWTSKAATGYDLTRLLVGSEGTLALITEATLKLTPLPAAKRTLRATYADIRSAAAAVSRIMAQPVTPCALEFLDDEALRLARQHGGDAIPVAGALLMIEVDGEEATLDTAVAAVSRAAEGAGLVELRAAADAAEVDTLWAARKALSPALRAIAPMKINEDVVVPVSRLPELISGLKAISAKYTIPIVNFGHAGNGNIHVNLLYRPDDPQQAAAAPDCLAAVFDLVLSLDGTLSGEHGIGLAKREWMSRAIDPVSVALMRRIKAGFDPDGILNPGKLLPD, encoded by the coding sequence ATGCCCCTTCCATCCCCCCTGCCGGAACGGCTCCAGGCCCTGCTCGGTCCCGATGGATTCACGACCGACGCGGCCGAGTGCCTGGTCTACGGCTATGACAACTCGCGCCAGCAGGCGCAGGCCGATGCGGTCGCCTTTCCGGCGACGCATGAGCATGTCGAAGCGCTGGTGCGACTGTGCCGCGAATTCCGCGTACCCATCGTCGCCCGCGGTCGCGGAACGAATACCACCGGCGCCACGGTGCCGGTCGCCGGGGGCGTCGTCGTGTCCTTCGAGCGGATGAACCGCATCGTGCGGATCGACCCGGACAACCGCCTCGCCGTCGTCGAACCGGGAGTGCTCAACGGCGAGCTGCAACAGGTGCTGCGTCCCCTGGGCTTCTTCTGGGCACCGGACCCGACCTCCAGCCCCTTCTGTACCATCGGCGGCAACCTGGCCTGCAACGCCGCCGGCCCCCGCACGGTGAAATACGGCTCGCCGCGAGAGAACACGCTAGGCCTGCGCGCGGTCGATGGCACCGGCGCTTCCTTCCGCAGCGGTTTCTGGACCAGCAAGGCAGCGACCGGCTACGACCTCACGCGCCTGCTCGTCGGTTCCGAAGGCACCCTGGCGCTGATTACCGAGGCGACGCTCAAACTCACGCCGCTGCCCGCCGCCAAGCGCACCCTGCGCGCCACGTATGCGGATATCCGCAGCGCCGCTGCCGCGGTGTCGCGCATCATGGCCCAGCCGGTCACCCCCTGCGCGCTGGAATTCCTGGATGACGAGGCACTGCGCCTGGCGCGCCAGCATGGCGGCGACGCCATTCCCGTCGCCGGCGCGCTGTTGATGATCGAAGTCGACGGCGAGGAAGCGACGCTGGATACGGCCGTCGCCGCCGTGTCACGCGCGGCCGAAGGCGCTGGCCTGGTCGAGCTGCGCGCGGCGGCCGACGCGGCCGAAGTCGATACGCTCTGGGCCGCGCGCAAGGCCCTGTCGCCGGCACTGCGTGCCATCGCGCCGATGAAGATCAACGAGGACGTCGTGGTGCCGGTCAGCCGCCTGCCAGAGCTGATCAGCGGACTCAAGGCCATTTCCGCAAAGTACACGATTCCCATTGTCAACTTTGGCCACGCCGGCAACGGCAACATCCACGTCAACCTGCTCTATCGCCCTGACGATCCGCAGCAGGCCGCCGCAGCGCCGGACTGTCTGGCCGCGGTTTTCGACCTGGTGCTGTCGCTCGACGGTACGCTATCGGGCGAACACGGCATCGGATTGGCAAAGCGCGAGTGGATGTCCCGCGCGATTGACCCGGTTTCTGTTGCCCTGATGCGCAGGATCAAGGCGGGTTTTGACCCCGATGGCATACTCAATCCCGGCAAATTGCTGCCGGACTGA
- the ribD gene encoding bifunctional diaminohydroxyphosphoribosylaminopyrimidine deaminase/5-amino-6-(5-phosphoribosylamino)uracil reductase RibD — MTAFSATDHRLMARALQLAALGTYTTAPNPRVGCVIAHGERVVGEGWHQRAGEPHAEVFALRQAGAAARGATAYVTLEPCAHFGRTPPCADALVTAGVARVVVAIEDSFAQVDGAGLRRLRQAGVTVDVGLMTDAAWELNRGFLTRTRLHRPWVRLKLAQSLDGRTGLANGESKWITGEAAREDVQHWRARSSVILTGAGTARADNPRLTVRLAGTDVAPPLRAVVDSRLDALAPGCHLLDGSVPTVVFHRAGMTPAHPGYTAVECVVPDGPRPGVDLPAVLGALAARGANEVQVEAGPVLCGALFAAGLVDEILLYVAPVFLGDAARPLLALPTLTDMTGRWHLRLVEQRQVGDDMRLLLRPADRGVA, encoded by the coding sequence ATGACGGCGTTTTCCGCGACCGATCACCGCCTGATGGCCCGGGCGCTGCAGCTGGCTGCCCTCGGCACGTACACCACGGCGCCCAATCCGCGGGTCGGCTGCGTCATCGCCCATGGCGAGCGGGTGGTCGGCGAGGGCTGGCACCAGCGTGCCGGCGAACCGCACGCCGAGGTGTTTGCATTGCGCCAGGCCGGCGCGGCGGCCCGGGGCGCCACCGCCTATGTGACGCTGGAACCCTGCGCCCACTTCGGGCGGACCCCGCCCTGTGCCGACGCGCTGGTGACGGCGGGCGTGGCGCGGGTCGTCGTGGCGATCGAGGACAGCTTCGCCCAGGTCGATGGCGCTGGTCTGCGCCGGTTGCGCCAGGCGGGCGTGACGGTCGACGTCGGGCTGATGACCGACGCAGCCTGGGAGCTCAATCGAGGTTTCCTGACCCGTACCCGCCTGCATCGTCCCTGGGTCCGCCTGAAGCTGGCGCAGAGCCTGGATGGGCGCACCGGCCTGGCCAATGGCGAATCGAAATGGATCACCGGCGAGGCCGCGCGCGAGGACGTGCAGCACTGGCGCGCCCGCAGCAGCGTGATCCTGACGGGCGCCGGTACGGCCCGCGCCGACAACCCTCGCCTCACTGTCCGCCTGGCCGGTACGGATGTCGCGCCGCCGTTGCGGGCGGTGGTCGACAGCCGTCTCGATGCACTGGCTCCCGGTTGCCATTTGCTGGATGGCAGCGTGCCGACCGTGGTTTTCCATCGGGCGGGAATGACTCCGGCCCATCCGGGCTACACGGCGGTGGAGTGCGTCGTGCCGGATGGACCGCGGCCCGGCGTCGACCTGCCCGCCGTGCTCGGTGCGCTGGCGGCGCGCGGCGCGAACGAGGTGCAGGTGGAGGCCGGGCCGGTCCTGTGCGGAGCGCTGTTTGCGGCAGGCCTGGTGGACGAGATCTTGCTCTATGTCGCGCCGGTATTCCTGGGCGACGCGGCCCGGCCGCTCCTGGCGTTGCCTACGCTGACCGATATGACCGGGCGCTGGCACCTGCGCCTCGTCGAACAGCGCCAGGTCGGCGATGATATGCGGCTGCTGCTGCGCCCGGCCGACCGGGGCGTCGCCTAG
- a CDS encoding DUF4019 domain-containing protein has translation MRRTAAFLLIAALSAGAAAAEPIAEATMPQMKIAQQWLEKLDAGDYATAWRDADEKLRKKADMEKWKSGILRSRQSAQAINCRRALDFELLPDGDGINGLFLTEFEDGHSASERVTVVDDAQGIARVSGYRVGPPLSDRGPACAGK, from the coding sequence ATGCGACGCACTGCTGCCTTCCTCCTGATTGCCGCGCTGTCTGCCGGCGCCGCTGCGGCCGAGCCGATCGCCGAAGCCACCATGCCGCAGATGAAAATCGCGCAGCAGTGGCTGGAAAAACTCGATGCCGGTGACTACGCAACCGCCTGGCGCGACGCCGACGAGAAGCTGCGCAAGAAGGCCGATATGGAGAAGTGGAAATCCGGCATCCTCAGGAGCCGGCAGTCCGCACAGGCGATCAACTGCCGGCGCGCCCTCGATTTCGAGCTGCTGCCCGACGGCGATGGCATCAACGGGCTGTTCCTGACCGAATTCGAAGACGGCCACAGCGCCAGCGAACGCGTGACCGTGGTGGACGACGCCCAGGGCATCGCCCGTGTCAGCGGCTACCGCGTTGGTCCGCCGCTCTCGGATCGCGGCCCTGCCTGCGCGGGGAAGTAA
- the ribB gene encoding 3,4-dihydroxy-2-butanone-4-phosphate synthase, which produces MSFDSIPDILDDIRAGRMVVILDDEDRENEGDVIMAAEKVRPEDINFMVREARGLVCLSVTQARCRQLGLKPMVSDNTSPHHTNFTVSIEAAEGVTTGISAYDRAHTVLTAVRPDARPHHLTQPGHIFPLTSQPGGVLTRAGHTEAASDLAGLAGLEPAGVLVEVLHDDGTMARRPELEAFARKHGLRIGTIADLIRYRLETEKTVDRIHDENVDTEFGPFRLVIYRDVLQKSLHYALVRGTVDDGEPVLTRVHVKNTLSDVLHLTRDDLGLTVTAALRRIADEGRGVVLVLSEREDNDSVLDRLTGRARQDAKDKDAQVHEWRRHGLGAQILMDLGLRRLRVLGTARRLVGLAGFGLEVVGHEDKPGS; this is translated from the coding sequence ATGAGCTTCGACAGCATTCCCGACATCCTCGACGACATCCGCGCCGGCCGCATGGTCGTGATCCTCGACGACGAGGACCGCGAGAACGAGGGCGACGTCATCATGGCCGCCGAAAAGGTGCGACCCGAGGACATCAATTTCATGGTGCGCGAGGCGCGTGGGCTGGTCTGCCTGTCGGTCACGCAGGCGCGCTGCCGCCAGCTGGGTTTGAAGCCCATGGTCAGCGACAACACCTCGCCCCACCATACGAATTTCACCGTCTCGATCGAGGCGGCCGAAGGCGTCACCACGGGCATCTCTGCCTACGATCGCGCACACACGGTGCTGACGGCCGTCCGGCCGGACGCCCGTCCACACCACCTGACCCAGCCGGGGCACATCTTTCCGCTCACTTCGCAGCCGGGAGGCGTGCTGACCCGCGCCGGTCATACCGAGGCCGCCAGCGACCTGGCCGGCCTGGCTGGCCTGGAACCGGCCGGCGTGCTGGTCGAAGTGCTGCACGACGACGGCACCATGGCGCGCCGGCCTGAGCTGGAAGCATTCGCGCGCAAGCACGGCCTGCGCATCGGCACGATTGCGGACCTGATCCGCTATCGCCTCGAGACCGAAAAAACGGTCGATCGGATCCACGACGAAAACGTCGATACGGAGTTCGGCCCCTTCCGACTCGTGATCTACCGCGACGTGCTGCAAAAGTCGCTGCATTACGCCCTGGTGCGCGGCACCGTCGACGACGGCGAGCCTGTGCTGACCCGCGTGCACGTGAAGAACACCCTGTCGGACGTGCTCCATCTCACCCGCGATGACCTGGGTCTGACCGTGACCGCCGCGCTGCGCCGCATTGCGGACGAAGGCCGTGGCGTGGTGCTGGTGTTGTCCGAGCGCGAAGACAACGACAGCGTGCTCGATCGCCTGACCGGGCGCGCACGCCAGGACGCCAAGGACAAGGATGCCCAGGTGCACGAATGGCGCCGCCATGGCCTCGGCGCGCAGATCCTGATGGATCTGGGCCTGCGCCGCCTGCGCGTGCTTGGCACGGCCCGCCGACTGGTCGGCCTGGCCGGCTTCGGACTGGAGGTCGTGGGCCACGAGGACAAGCCCGGCAGCTGA
- a CDS encoding riboflavin synthase: MFTGIIQALGHVRAIEPVGGDTRLTIDAGTLDLADVALGDSIAVSGVCLTVVALDSGGFAADVSRETLSCTTLERWQVGSRVNLEKALRLADRLGGHLVSGHVDGVGSVVAVSDDARSQRWDFEAPRALARYIAAKGSIAINGVSLTVNAVDGLRFGVNLIPHTVAMTTFGDLGPGAPVNLEVDMMARYIERLTQPDLSPNA, translated from the coding sequence ATGTTCACCGGCATCATCCAGGCCCTGGGCCATGTTCGCGCCATCGAGCCTGTCGGCGGCGATACCCGGCTGACCATCGACGCCGGCACGCTGGATCTGGCGGATGTGGCCCTGGGCGACAGCATTGCCGTGTCGGGTGTCTGCCTGACGGTCGTTGCGCTCGATTCCGGTGGTTTTGCGGCGGACGTTTCGCGCGAGACGCTCTCGTGCACCACGCTGGAGCGCTGGCAGGTGGGCAGCCGCGTGAACCTGGAGAAGGCGCTGCGCCTGGCGGATCGCCTGGGTGGCCATCTGGTTTCCGGTCATGTCGACGGGGTCGGCAGTGTGGTGGCCGTCAGCGACGATGCCCGTTCACAGCGCTGGGACTTCGAGGCCCCGCGCGCCCTGGCGCGCTACATCGCGGCCAAGGGCTCGATCGCGATCAACGGTGTCAGCCTGACGGTCAACGCCGTCGACGGCCTGCGGTTCGGTGTGAACCTGATTCCCCACACGGTGGCTATGACCACCTTTGGCGACCTGGGCCCCGGTGCCCCGGTCAATCTCGAGGTCGACATGATGGCGCGTTACATCGAGCGCCTGACCCAGCCCGACCTCTCCCCCAACGCCTGA
- the glyA gene encoding serine hydroxymethyltransferase, with the protein MFSKDLRIAGYDDALAEAIAAERRRQEDHVELIASENYASPRVMEAQGTVLTNKYAEGYPGKRYYGGCEHVDIAEKLAIERVKQLFGADYANVQPHSGSQANAGVYMALLQPGDTILGMSLAHGGHLTHGAKVNFSGKVYNAVQYGINPDTGLLDYDEIQRLANEHKPKMLVGGFSAYSQVVDWARMAEIAKSVGALFFVDMAHVAGLVAAGVYPSPVPHADVVTSTTHKTLRGPRGGIILAKANEELEKKIQSMVFPGIQGGPLMHVIAAKAVAFKEALEPEFKTYQQQVVKNAKAMAATLIERGYRIVSGGTENHLMLIDLIGRDVTGKDAEAALGKAHITVNKNAVPNDPRSPFVTSGLRIGTPAVTTRGYGEKECRDLAGWMCDVLDAPSDEAVLGRVRDAVTAQCRAFPVYG; encoded by the coding sequence ATGTTTTCCAAGGATCTGCGCATTGCCGGTTACGACGACGCCCTGGCCGAAGCCATCGCCGCGGAGCGACGCCGCCAGGAAGACCACGTCGAACTGATTGCCTCGGAGAACTACGCCAGTCCGCGCGTGATGGAGGCCCAGGGCACCGTCCTGACCAACAAGTACGCGGAAGGGTACCCGGGCAAGCGGTACTACGGCGGCTGCGAACATGTGGATATTGCCGAGAAACTGGCGATCGAGCGCGTCAAGCAGCTGTTCGGCGCTGACTACGCCAACGTACAGCCGCATTCGGGCTCGCAGGCCAACGCCGGCGTCTACATGGCCCTGCTGCAACCGGGCGATACCATCCTCGGCATGAGCCTGGCCCACGGTGGTCACCTGACCCATGGCGCCAAGGTCAATTTCTCGGGCAAGGTCTACAACGCTGTCCAGTACGGCATCAATCCGGATACCGGCCTGCTCGACTACGACGAGATCCAGCGCCTGGCCAACGAACACAAGCCGAAGATGCTGGTCGGCGGCTTCTCCGCCTACTCCCAGGTGGTCGACTGGGCGCGCATGGCCGAGATCGCCAAGTCGGTGGGCGCGCTGTTCTTCGTCGACATGGCTCACGTGGCGGGCCTGGTGGCCGCCGGCGTGTACCCGAGCCCGGTGCCGCACGCCGACGTCGTCACCTCCACCACCCACAAGACCCTGCGCGGCCCGCGCGGCGGCATCATCCTGGCCAAGGCCAACGAAGAGCTGGAGAAGAAAATCCAGTCGATGGTGTTCCCGGGCATCCAGGGCGGTCCGCTGATGCACGTGATCGCGGCCAAGGCCGTGGCCTTCAAGGAAGCGCTGGAGCCGGAGTTCAAGACCTACCAGCAGCAGGTCGTCAAGAACGCCAAGGCGATGGCGGCGACCCTGATTGAGCGTGGCTACCGCATCGTCTCGGGCGGCACCGAGAATCACCTGATGCTGATCGACCTGATCGGCCGCGACGTTACCGGCAAGGACGCCGAAGCTGCGCTGGGCAAGGCCCACATCACGGTCAACAAGAACGCTGTCCCGAATGATCCGCGTTCGCCCTTCGTCACCTCGGGCCTGCGCATCGGCACGCCGGCCGTCACCACGCGTGGCTACGGCGAAAAGGAATGCCGCGATCTCGCCGGATGGATGTGCGACGTGCTCGATGCGCCGTCCGACGAGGCGGTCCTGGGCCGCGTGCGCGATGCCGTGACTGCACAATGTCGCGCTTTCCCGGTGTATGGTTGA